The Sorangiineae bacterium MSr11367 genome window below encodes:
- a CDS encoding serine/threonine protein kinase, with translation MMSSPVGAPGKYELLFELGRGGMSRIYLAVIRGPAGFSKLVVIKRLHEELASDPEFRTMFHEEARLSARLNHPNIVQVNEVGHDGVHFDIEMEYLEGHSLEAIIRRASSQSGRFPVALNLRILSDALAGLHYAHEFRDFEGQPLHLVHRDVSPHNIFVTYDGHVKLVDFGIAKAADSQQHTRTGVLKGKCAYMAPEQLLTLPIDRRIDIYAMGVMLWQVATERKLWKGMSDIEIFQRVAGGEIPRPSTVKPDVPPDLEAIVMKALARNADDRFSSAEELRFALNDYINAHSGRIDERDVSQYVTEMFQKERREIRSAIETQMRKETRSSQPVVPAIPRIPITTASGTMEVQSPFVTEAPRRKAGLAYAFGFLGLAAVAGGGGYYYLHHGDRTAPATPVGSAVPIPAAAPDAPGKDEKSPSTVAAVEYIELTVSGTPSDARFSVDDVRLSSNPARQQFVRDGKVHRIVGTAPGYGLAEQYVKFTAPTGSVQLTLTKTAPAAAPYRPARTSGKAPVESNNDNTPAPPPAVAPPPPAPTPSPAPPTKKTSIDQDNPYAK, from the coding sequence ATGATGTCTTCGCCTGTTGGAGCTCCGGGCAAATACGAGCTCCTTTTCGAATTGGGCCGAGGCGGCATGAGCCGCATCTACTTGGCCGTGATTCGCGGTCCGGCGGGTTTCAGCAAGCTGGTGGTCATCAAACGGCTGCACGAGGAGCTGGCATCCGACCCTGAATTTCGCACGATGTTCCACGAGGAGGCGCGGCTCTCGGCCCGGCTGAATCATCCGAATATCGTGCAAGTGAACGAAGTCGGTCACGACGGAGTTCATTTTGACATCGAGATGGAATACCTCGAAGGCCATTCGCTCGAGGCCATCATTCGACGAGCCTCGTCGCAGAGCGGTCGGTTCCCCGTAGCCTTGAACCTGCGCATCTTGAGCGACGCGTTGGCGGGCCTTCACTACGCGCACGAATTCCGCGACTTCGAGGGACAACCCCTGCACCTCGTTCACCGGGACGTGTCGCCGCACAACATTTTCGTCACCTACGACGGCCACGTGAAGCTCGTGGACTTCGGCATCGCCAAAGCGGCCGATTCGCAGCAGCACACGCGCACTGGTGTGTTGAAGGGCAAGTGCGCATACATGGCGCCCGAGCAGCTTCTCACCTTGCCCATCGATCGGCGCATCGACATCTATGCCATGGGCGTCATGCTCTGGCAGGTCGCGACCGAACGTAAGCTCTGGAAGGGCATGTCCGACATCGAGATCTTCCAGCGCGTGGCCGGCGGGGAGATCCCGAGGCCGTCGACGGTCAAGCCCGACGTACCGCCCGACCTCGAGGCCATCGTGATGAAGGCGCTCGCACGCAACGCGGACGATCGGTTCTCGTCGGCCGAAGAGCTGCGCTTCGCGTTGAACGACTACATCAACGCGCATTCGGGGCGGATCGATGAACGGGACGTGTCGCAATACGTCACCGAAATGTTTCAAAAGGAGCGACGCGAGATCCGCTCCGCCATCGAGACGCAGATGCGCAAGGAGACGCGCTCTTCGCAGCCCGTGGTACCGGCCATTCCGCGCATCCCCATCACCACGGCCTCCGGAACGATGGAGGTGCAGAGTCCTTTCGTCACGGAGGCCCCGCGGCGCAAGGCTGGACTGGCGTATGCTTTCGGCTTCCTCGGCCTGGCGGCGGTGGCGGGTGGTGGTGGGTACTACTACTTGCATCACGGTGACCGCACGGCGCCGGCCACGCCGGTCGGGTCCGCGGTGCCCATTCCGGCGGCCGCGCCCGACGCGCCCGGCAAGGACGAGAAGTCCCCTTCCACCGTGGCCGCCGTGGAGTACATCGAGCTCACGGTGTCGGGCACGCCGTCCGACGCGCGCTTTTCCGTGGACGACGTGCGTTTGTCCTCGAACCCGGCGCGCCAGCAATTCGTGCGCGACGGCAAGGTGCATCGCATCGTGGGCACGGCCCCGGGGTACGGTTTGGCGGAGCAATACGTGAAGTTCACCGCGCCCACGGGCAGCGTCCAACTGACGCTGACCAAGACGGCGCCGGCGGCTGCCCCTTATCGGCCGGCCAGAACTTCGGGCAAAGCGCCGGTGGAATCCAACAACGACAACACTCCGGCGCCCCCGCCTGCGGTCGCACCTCCGCCGCCCGCTCCGACGCCGAGTCCCGCCCCGCCGACCAAGAAGACCAGCATCGACCAAGACAATCCGTACGCGAAGTAG
- a CDS encoding PEGA domain-containing protein: MNAKTLGRGLVTMATITALAAVPAKAAFAQDAPGPAPAQQQEATPANKLDAARLHYERGVELFNEEAYEAALVEFQRAYSLSPSYKVLYNMGKLHKALKDFAAAQRDFTRYLDEGKAEIAASRRAEVQKEITLLEARVARVEVSSPVKGAEVSVDDVVVGKTPLSYSIVVNPGRRKVTVSKEGYAPASKVVEVVGSDSIAVELRPTDLSVSVQDQKPEKDTGPRNRAIISWAATAALAGGAGVFAYLASQKSNDLDDLKNQQQQNNDALDSAHSAMRRDAILADIFGGMAIIGAGVSVYFTVKAVQAESEPESPQTPAAGTIRVKTGLGSVHLVGTF, from the coding sequence ATGAACGCGAAGACTCTCGGGCGGGGTTTGGTCACCATGGCAACGATCACCGCGCTGGCCGCCGTGCCGGCGAAGGCGGCGTTCGCGCAGGATGCGCCCGGACCGGCGCCGGCACAGCAGCAGGAGGCTACGCCGGCGAACAAGCTCGATGCTGCGCGGCTCCACTACGAGCGCGGGGTCGAGTTGTTCAACGAGGAAGCGTACGAGGCGGCGCTGGTCGAGTTTCAACGCGCGTACTCGCTCTCGCCCTCGTACAAAGTGCTCTACAACATGGGCAAGTTGCACAAGGCCCTGAAGGACTTCGCCGCCGCCCAGCGCGATTTCACCCGCTACCTCGACGAGGGCAAGGCGGAAATCGCCGCGAGCCGCCGGGCCGAAGTGCAGAAGGAAATCACGCTGCTCGAGGCGCGCGTGGCACGCGTCGAAGTCTCCAGCCCGGTGAAGGGCGCGGAGGTCTCGGTCGACGACGTCGTCGTGGGCAAGACGCCCCTCTCCTACTCCATCGTGGTCAATCCGGGACGCCGCAAGGTCACCGTATCGAAAGAGGGATACGCACCGGCCAGCAAAGTCGTGGAGGTCGTCGGCTCCGATTCGATCGCCGTCGAGTTGCGGCCCACGGACTTGAGCGTCTCCGTGCAGGATCAAAAGCCGGAAAAGGACACCGGCCCGCGCAACCGCGCCATCATTAGCTGGGCCGCCACCGCAGCTCTCGCAGGCGGCGCCGGGGTGTTCGCCTACCTGGCCTCGCAAAAGTCGAACGATCTGGACGATCTCAAGAACCAGCAGCAGCAGAACAACGACGCCCTCGACTCCGCGCACAGCGCCATGCGACGTGACGCGATCCTCGCGGACATTTTTGGCGGTATGGCCATCATTGGGGCCGGCGTGTCCGTGTACTTCACGGTGAAGGCCGTCCAGGCGGAGTCGGAGCCAGAGTCTCCGCAGACGCCCGCGGCGGGAACCATCCGGGTCAAGACGGGCCTCGGCTCCGTGCACCTGGTGGGAACGTTCTAG
- a CDS encoding acyl carrier protein → MNAEHVMAELRSFIVSEFLDGREDGFDTTTPLLEWGIVDSMTLVSVLAFIRDRYGVEVPDDELTPDNLRTLEAVTALVVRLSS, encoded by the coding sequence ATGAACGCCGAACACGTCATGGCCGAACTACGCAGTTTCATCGTGTCCGAATTCCTCGATGGCCGCGAAGACGGCTTCGACACCACGACCCCGTTGCTCGAATGGGGAATCGTCGATTCGATGACCCTCGTCTCGGTCCTCGCCTTCATCCGCGATCGCTACGGAGTCGAGGTCCCCGACGACGAGCTCACGCCGGACAACCTCCGCACCCTGGAAGCCGTCACGGCGCTGGTCGTTCGACTCTCGTCCTAG
- a CDS encoding amino acid adenylation domain-containing protein yields MNTAPTVNLARLVLDSAARSPEHLAVRAPDASFTYGELDEWANRFAHRLRELGVGPGDRVAIWMDKGARAIAAMQGVLRLGAAYVPIDPLSPSLRAQSIFEDCTVKAVVTQTAKVLAEGLPALRVDDPEEAARLARAPVSPVGDVAHAEDELAFILYTSGSTGRPKGVCISHRNALAFVEWAAGVVGVSALDRLSNHAPFHFDLSVFDLYVAFLGGASCHIVPEGVAYAPSRAVEFMASEGITLWYSVPSALILMMEKGRLLDLGAPPRAVVFAGEPFPIKHLRTLREAWPNVRLLNFYGPTETNVCTWYEVDRIEPGRLHPVPIGRASSGDRVWAEKPDGTVAGPGEEGELFVSGPTVMLGYWGKPPQGDAPYATGDIVRLLDDGNYFYVGRRDHMVKVRGHRIELGDIEATLLAHAAIQGAAVVIAGTGLEARLVACLVARGERPPLLDLKRHCAERLPRYMIVDESQFFDELPVTPNGKTDYQRLAELVQLRREGKP; encoded by the coding sequence ATGAACACGGCGCCCACGGTGAACCTGGCGCGCCTGGTGCTGGACTCCGCCGCGCGCTCGCCGGAGCACCTCGCCGTGCGCGCCCCCGATGCGAGCTTCACCTACGGAGAGCTCGACGAATGGGCCAATCGGTTCGCGCACCGGCTCCGCGAGCTCGGCGTCGGGCCGGGCGATCGCGTGGCCATTTGGATGGACAAAGGCGCGCGCGCCATCGCGGCCATGCAGGGGGTCCTGCGGTTGGGGGCGGCCTATGTGCCCATCGATCCTCTGAGTCCATCGCTGCGCGCGCAATCGATTTTCGAAGACTGCACGGTCAAGGCCGTGGTCACCCAGACCGCGAAGGTGCTCGCCGAGGGCCTTCCCGCACTTCGCGTGGACGATCCCGAGGAGGCCGCCCGGCTGGCCCGCGCGCCGGTGAGCCCGGTCGGTGACGTGGCGCATGCCGAAGACGAGCTTGCATTCATCCTGTACACCTCCGGATCGACGGGCCGCCCCAAGGGCGTGTGCATCTCGCACCGCAACGCGCTCGCATTCGTCGAGTGGGCGGCCGGCGTCGTCGGTGTTTCCGCGCTCGATCGGCTGTCGAACCACGCGCCGTTCCACTTCGATCTCTCGGTGTTCGATCTGTACGTCGCCTTTCTCGGCGGGGCCTCGTGCCACATCGTTCCGGAGGGCGTCGCCTACGCCCCATCGCGCGCGGTCGAGTTCATGGCCTCCGAGGGCATCACCCTTTGGTATTCGGTCCCCTCGGCGCTCATCCTCATGATGGAAAAGGGAAGGCTCCTCGATCTCGGCGCGCCACCGCGCGCGGTGGTCTTCGCGGGCGAGCCATTTCCCATCAAGCATTTGCGCACCTTGCGCGAGGCTTGGCCGAACGTGCGCCTTTTGAACTTCTACGGCCCCACCGAGACCAACGTGTGCACGTGGTACGAAGTGGACCGCATCGAGCCCGGTCGCCTTCACCCCGTCCCCATCGGCCGGGCATCCTCGGGCGACCGCGTTTGGGCCGAGAAGCCCGACGGCACCGTGGCGGGCCCCGGCGAAGAAGGGGAGCTCTTCGTCTCAGGCCCCACGGTGATGCTCGGCTACTGGGGAAAGCCTCCGCAAGGGGATGCACCGTACGCGACCGGCGACATCGTCCGTCTCCTCGACGATGGCAACTATTTCTACGTTGGCCGGCGCGATCATATGGTCAAGGTGCGGGGCCACCGCATCGAGCTCGGCGACATCGAGGCCACCTTGCTCGCCCACGCCGCCATTCAGGGTGCGGCGGTGGTCATCGCCGGCACCGGCCTCGAGGCACGGCTCGTGGCATGCCTGGTCGCGCGCGGAGAACGCCCGCCGCTCCTCGATTTGAAACGACACTGCGCGGAGCGCCTGCCGCGGTACATGATCGTCGACGAGAGCCAATTCTTCGACGAGCTTCCCGTCACGCCCAACGGAAAGACCGATTACCAAAGGCTCGCCGAGCTCGTGCAGCTTCGTCGAGAAGGAAAACCATGA
- a CDS encoding acyl-CoA dehydrogenase family protein, producing the protein MDFGWSASQASLYDAALSFAQGKLGGPIVEHEFSHERWTLCSEFGLAGLSAPQAHGGMGLDAQTTARVLEAFGRGCPDLGLLFSASAHLFACVMPIAEHGSEELRARLLPPLASGAWIGANAITEAGAGSDAFALKTRAERVGGDYVLHGEKSYVTNGPVADVFLVYASTNPSDGYLGISAFAVDRGTPGLVIGKPFRKMGLTTAPISQVYFENCRVPAANLVGPEGKGASIFNGSMQWERACLFAIYLGAMESQLERVVDYAVARKQFRKSIGKNQSISHRIVDMKLRLDSARLMLYRACWKADRGEDASMEIAASKLAVSEAAIQAGLDAIQIHGGLGFMEESGIERALRDAVPATIFSGTSEIQRDLIARKLGLG; encoded by the coding sequence ATGGATTTCGGCTGGTCGGCATCGCAAGCATCTCTCTACGATGCAGCGTTGTCGTTCGCGCAGGGAAAGCTCGGCGGCCCCATCGTCGAGCACGAGTTTTCCCACGAGCGATGGACGCTTTGCAGCGAATTCGGCCTCGCGGGCCTCTCGGCCCCGCAGGCGCATGGGGGCATGGGGCTCGATGCGCAGACCACGGCGCGCGTCCTCGAGGCCTTCGGGCGCGGGTGCCCCGACTTGGGCCTGCTCTTTTCCGCGTCGGCGCATCTTTTTGCGTGCGTGATGCCCATCGCCGAACACGGCAGTGAGGAGCTTCGCGCGCGGTTGTTGCCGCCGCTGGCCTCCGGCGCGTGGATCGGCGCCAACGCCATCACCGAGGCGGGGGCTGGCTCCGATGCGTTCGCGCTCAAGACGCGCGCCGAGCGCGTGGGCGGCGACTACGTCCTCCACGGCGAAAAGAGCTACGTCACCAATGGCCCGGTTGCGGACGTGTTCCTGGTCTACGCCTCCACCAACCCGAGCGATGGCTATTTGGGAATCAGCGCCTTCGCCGTCGACCGGGGAACGCCCGGGCTGGTCATCGGCAAACCCTTTCGCAAAATGGGCCTGACCACCGCGCCCATCTCTCAGGTCTACTTCGAGAACTGCCGCGTCCCCGCGGCCAACCTCGTCGGGCCGGAAGGCAAGGGGGCCTCCATCTTCAATGGCTCGATGCAATGGGAGCGCGCCTGCCTCTTCGCCATCTACCTCGGGGCCATGGAAAGCCAACTCGAACGGGTCGTGGACTACGCCGTTGCGCGCAAGCAATTCCGTAAATCGATTGGAAAGAACCAGAGCATCTCGCACCGCATCGTGGACATGAAACTGCGGCTCGATTCGGCGCGCCTCATGTTGTACCGCGCGTGCTGGAAGGCGGACCGCGGTGAAGATGCTTCGATGGAAATCGCCGCCTCGAAGCTCGCGGTGAGCGAGGCCGCCATCCAGGCGGGGCTCGACGCCATTCAGATTCACGGAGGCCTCGGTTTCATGGAGGAGTCGGGCATCGAGCGGGCCCTTCGCGACGCCGTCCCCGCGACGATTTTTTCCGGCACGTCCGAGATCCAGCGGGATCTCATCGCCCGAAAGCTCGGACTCGGATGA
- a CDS encoding ABC transporter substrate-binding protein: MAAGLAAAWSAVVGASGCTVIFNDDDRQCDGNASCARFPGTYCSDSNICVPTEGYCTKNVECLDRNPGKTVICRKDQNRCVELPVGACNGLIGDANDLKNDDTVILGFVDPIVDPKYTPIGLAQQNAVELALREVMKGPTSGLPPIRAGAASRPLVYVKCDENPTSLAATFNHLIDEVKVPAIIGPTFSGDVLTIANTKALPTKTLLISVSASSPLLTTLPSRDPRLVWRTVPTDYLNAKVLATFIPNYIEPELKDSSSGTVKPAGAQMKIAVVHKGDAFGTGFERAVYQQLTFNSKSAEANAQAGNYVPVNYGDPNDPNNTNPAAKYAAAVRSVVDANPPPHLVVFLATAEVNKNVFQQIEAQWKRTDYRPKYIFATAAPKTKELTDIIGANQDLRSRVIGTEAGTTSALFSQFQTLYTGQNFTTGGPPTFYTAAAYDAAYMLTYAVAAVGSNPLTGESIARGFEKLVPSGVGVDVGDTSAIPSAFHELAEGRNIDLNGATGPLNFDVSTGDAETDIQVWCVSAGSGSFASTGLFYNSNTKALSGSYSKCQ, encoded by the coding sequence GTGGCGGCAGGTCTGGCCGCGGCGTGGAGCGCGGTCGTTGGCGCCTCGGGCTGCACGGTCATCTTCAACGATGACGACCGCCAATGCGATGGCAACGCCTCGTGCGCGCGCTTTCCGGGCACCTATTGCAGCGACAGCAATATCTGCGTGCCCACGGAAGGGTATTGCACGAAGAACGTAGAGTGCCTGGATCGCAATCCGGGCAAGACGGTCATCTGCCGCAAGGACCAGAATCGCTGCGTCGAGCTCCCCGTCGGGGCCTGCAACGGCCTGATCGGCGACGCGAACGACTTGAAGAACGACGACACGGTCATCCTCGGCTTCGTCGATCCCATCGTCGATCCGAAGTACACGCCCATCGGTCTCGCCCAGCAAAACGCGGTGGAACTCGCCCTCAGGGAAGTGATGAAGGGGCCGACGTCCGGCCTGCCCCCCATCCGGGCAGGGGCCGCGAGCCGCCCGCTCGTCTACGTGAAGTGCGACGAGAACCCCACGTCGTTGGCGGCCACGTTCAATCACTTGATCGACGAAGTGAAGGTTCCGGCCATCATTGGCCCCACCTTCAGCGGCGACGTTCTCACCATCGCCAACACGAAGGCACTCCCCACGAAGACGCTGCTCATCTCCGTGTCGGCGAGCTCGCCGCTCCTCACCACGCTCCCCAGTAGGGATCCGCGCCTCGTCTGGCGTACCGTTCCGACGGACTACCTGAACGCCAAAGTCCTCGCGACGTTCATTCCGAACTACATCGAGCCGGAGCTCAAAGATTCTTCGTCGGGTACGGTCAAGCCCGCGGGCGCGCAGATGAAGATCGCCGTCGTTCACAAGGGCGATGCGTTCGGCACGGGGTTCGAGCGGGCGGTGTACCAGCAGCTCACGTTCAATTCCAAGTCGGCGGAGGCCAACGCCCAAGCGGGTAACTACGTGCCGGTCAACTACGGCGACCCGAACGACCCGAACAACACGAACCCCGCGGCCAAATACGCCGCCGCCGTGCGCTCGGTGGTCGACGCCAATCCGCCGCCGCACCTCGTCGTGTTCCTCGCCACGGCGGAGGTCAACAAGAACGTCTTCCAGCAAATCGAGGCGCAGTGGAAGCGGACGGACTACCGTCCCAAGTACATCTTCGCAACGGCCGCTCCGAAGACGAAGGAACTGACCGACATCATCGGGGCCAACCAGGACCTTCGCTCGCGCGTCATCGGAACGGAAGCCGGGACCACGAGCGCGCTCTTCTCGCAGTTCCAGACGCTTTACACGGGTCAAAACTTCACCACCGGCGGGCCGCCCACGTTCTACACGGCTGCAGCCTACGACGCGGCCTACATGCTGACGTACGCCGTTGCGGCGGTGGGTTCGAATCCACTGACGGGCGAGAGCATCGCCCGTGGCTTCGAGAAGCTCGTTCCCTCGGGCGTTGGCGTCGACGTAGGGGATACGAGTGCCATCCCGTCGGCCTTCCACGAGCTGGCCGAGGGTCGAAACATCGACCTCAATGGCGCAACCGGCCCGCTCAATTTCGACGTCTCCACGGGCGATGCCGAAACGGATATCCAAGTCTGGTGCGTAAGCGCAGGCAGTGGCTCATTTGCGTCGACGGGCCTCTTTTACAACTCGAACACCAAGGCGCTCTCCGGCTCGTACAGCAAGTGCCAATAG
- a CDS encoding condensation domain-containing protein: MTQGPASGLESQEPSAPLGFAQQYLWFLLQYPDAGPARLNGNLVIEFHGPLDVPRLEHALFTIEERHEPLRTYLRVEKGQPRQVVAQAANESLRIVDIRPEERETALDAAVRAEMETPLDFVRGPVHRRILLRLGPEEHVLLWTANHINVDFWSYRILISELRELYGAPDYGRPTTLPPLPLRFSEFAHAQRTAPNDERRARFWRSYLEQSECYQPPHRGPRRTRPSPELTRSIPIEPDWIGRIDIVARDLGCTRFSILLAALGLVAHRWSGATDIVSLVASAHRSSQTKHLIGPFADMLPVRVRLSPEQTHADLVRAAQSTILRALLHELPLRKVEDATGRTYRFTFGVTDHLPFYDRVASEGEKEPARRALQRSDAAEIACGRITPDTHFRVWALPMRMYRMDLLFTMERDLLLCTYQPDLFTEEAIDRALRWYLDALKVIFTSPQSAMASMSLLWARADDNLSSTK, encoded by the coding sequence TTGACCCAGGGCCCAGCGTCCGGGCTGGAGTCGCAGGAGCCAAGTGCTCCACTTGGCTTCGCACAGCAGTACTTATGGTTCCTGCTGCAATACCCGGACGCGGGCCCCGCGCGCCTCAATGGCAATCTGGTCATCGAGTTTCACGGCCCACTCGATGTGCCCCGTCTCGAGCATGCCCTCTTCACCATCGAGGAGCGGCATGAACCACTGCGAACGTACTTGCGCGTCGAAAAGGGGCAGCCCCGCCAAGTCGTTGCCCAGGCCGCGAACGAATCGCTGCGCATCGTGGACATTCGCCCAGAAGAGCGGGAGACCGCCCTCGATGCCGCGGTCCGCGCGGAGATGGAAACGCCACTCGATTTCGTCCGCGGGCCGGTCCATCGCCGGATTTTGCTGCGTTTGGGCCCCGAGGAGCACGTTCTCTTGTGGACGGCCAACCATATCAACGTGGACTTCTGGTCGTACCGCATCCTGATCTCCGAGCTCCGAGAGCTCTACGGCGCACCGGACTACGGACGTCCGACGACGTTGCCCCCGCTGCCGCTCCGTTTTTCCGAATTTGCGCACGCCCAGCGCACGGCCCCCAACGATGAGCGCCGCGCCCGATTTTGGCGCTCCTATCTCGAGCAGTCCGAGTGCTACCAGCCACCGCACCGGGGACCGCGCCGCACCCGGCCATCGCCCGAACTCACGCGATCGATTCCCATCGAGCCCGATTGGATCGGTCGAATCGACATCGTGGCCCGCGATTTGGGCTGCACGCGATTCTCCATCTTGCTCGCGGCCCTGGGGCTCGTCGCCCATCGTTGGTCGGGTGCAACGGACATCGTTTCGCTCGTGGCATCGGCACATCGCAGCTCGCAAACGAAGCATCTCATCGGCCCATTTGCCGATATGTTGCCGGTGCGGGTTCGTCTCTCACCCGAGCAGACCCACGCCGACCTGGTTCGCGCGGCGCAATCGACGATCTTGCGCGCCTTATTGCACGAGTTGCCTCTGCGCAAAGTCGAAGACGCTACGGGGCGAACCTATCGGTTTACATTCGGGGTTACGGACCATTTGCCGTTTTACGATCGGGTCGCATCCGAGGGCGAGAAAGAGCCCGCGCGGCGAGCGCTCCAGCGATCGGATGCGGCGGAAATCGCGTGTGGACGGATTACGCCGGATACCCACTTTCGCGTCTGGGCACTCCCCATGCGGATGTACCGCATGGATCTTCTTTTTACGATGGAGCGAGATCTCTTGCTCTGCACCTACCAGCCGGATCTCTTCACCGAGGAGGCCATCGACCGCGCATTGCGTTGGTACCTCGATGCCCTAAAGGTCATCTTCACGTCACCGCAATCGGCCATGGCTTCAATGAGTTTGCTATGGGCGCGGGCGGATGATAATTTGTCCTCAACTAAATGA
- a CDS encoding thioesterase family protein, which translates to MGDLLEDTAVHGKDGEYTAEVVQDWNAFGPVGGYLAVIALRAAGAASQFDRPASISCQYFGPATFGPVRLSVQRLLAGKRAESFRVTMTQQDRPILEAIVWTIGDIAQGLEDREAAAMPDSPPIDSLTEWELLAAPMAPSPRLRFWQNIDQRLIGWQGWHQAGEPRLDGWYRYRPRPVMSDPFADAGRALIIVDAGAWLSAMNPYVSRTRIVAPTMSINVRFYHPANTEWMRCRSRSDTTFGGLIDSSSTVWTSDGKTVAHGDCQMLYRTSGPLPAGSLP; encoded by the coding sequence ATGGGCGATCTCTTGGAAGACACTGCGGTACACGGTAAAGACGGCGAATACACTGCCGAGGTCGTGCAGGACTGGAACGCATTCGGGCCGGTGGGAGGCTACCTCGCCGTCATCGCATTGCGCGCGGCCGGGGCGGCCAGCCAATTCGACCGGCCCGCGAGCATCAGTTGTCAATACTTCGGCCCGGCGACCTTTGGGCCGGTGCGGCTCTCGGTGCAGCGGCTCCTTGCGGGCAAACGCGCGGAGTCGTTCCGCGTCACCATGACCCAACAAGACCGTCCCATTTTGGAAGCCATCGTGTGGACGATCGGGGACATCGCACAAGGCCTCGAAGACCGCGAGGCCGCCGCGATGCCCGACAGCCCCCCCATCGACAGCCTCACCGAGTGGGAACTGCTCGCCGCACCGATGGCGCCGTCCCCGCGTCTCAGGTTCTGGCAGAACATCGATCAACGGTTGATCGGCTGGCAAGGCTGGCACCAAGCGGGCGAGCCCCGGCTCGATGGGTGGTACCGCTATCGTCCGCGCCCCGTCATGTCCGATCCCTTCGCCGACGCGGGGCGTGCGCTCATCATCGTCGACGCGGGCGCGTGGCTCTCCGCGATGAATCCTTATGTGAGCCGCACCCGAATCGTGGCACCGACGATGTCGATCAACGTTCGCTTCTACCATCCCGCCAACACGGAGTGGATGCGCTGCCGTTCGCGCTCCGACACGACGTTCGGCGGATTGATCGACAGCTCCTCCACGGTGTGGACGAGCGACGGAAAAACGGTGGCCCACGGCGATTGCCAGATGCTTTACCGCACCAGTGGCCCGCTCCCCGCAGGATCCCTGCCTTGA